Proteins encoded by one window of Moorella humiferrea:
- a CDS encoding TIM barrel protein, whose protein sequence is MIITKKSVCIETIFTEVPFEERIKLAKDFGFEYIEFWTWKDKDIDKIKSICENLEIKVASFSGDQDFSLINEQESKEYISFVKDSIKTARYLDCQYLVLHSNALGKNGEVLNPHHEISDYKKFYTMVNVLKDLAPIAEEAKVTLVLEALNTKIDHVGNFLAYTKDAVEVVKLINSTYIKILYDIYHMQIMEGDLINTIKKYIEVIGYVHIADVPGRHEPGTGEINFINVIETLKLLNYNGIIGFELYPLKDSKQAVAIINSL, encoded by the coding sequence TTGATTATTACGAAAAAATCAGTATGCATAGAAACTATATTTACAGAAGTACCTTTTGAAGAAAGAATTAAATTAGCTAAGGATTTTGGATTTGAATATATTGAGTTTTGGACTTGGAAAGACAAAGATATTGACAAAATAAAAAGTATATGTGAAAACCTTGAAATCAAAGTTGCTAGTTTTTCTGGCGACCAGGATTTTTCTTTAATTAATGAACAAGAAAGCAAAGAATATATCTCTTTTGTAAAAGATTCTATTAAAACCGCAAGATATTTAGATTGCCAATACCTTGTACTTCATTCTAATGCCTTAGGTAAAAATGGTGAGGTTTTGAATCCACACCATGAAATTAGTGACTATAAAAAATTCTATACTATGGTTAATGTATTAAAGGATTTAGCACCTATAGCTGAAGAAGCCAAAGTTACACTTGTGTTAGAGGCGCTAAATACAAAAATAGATCATGTTGGAAATTTTTTGGCTTATACAAAGGATGCTGTTGAAGTAGTTAAATTGATAAATTCTACCTACATCAAGATATTGTATGATATATATCATATGCAAATTATGGAGGGTGATTTAATCAATACTATTAAAAAATATATCGAAGTAATCGGTTACGTTCATATAGCAGACGTTCCGGGTAGACATGAACCTGGAACAGGGGAAATTAATTTTATAAATGTGATTGAGACGTTAAAATTGTTAAATTATAACGGAATTATAGGTTTTGAACTATATCCATTAAAAGATTCTAAACAAGCTGTTGCTATTATAAACAGCTTATAA